A genomic region of Chitinimonas arctica contains the following coding sequences:
- a CDS encoding DUF3460 family protein: protein MALFKDTTYVSETTQFLRDFLEKNPDVAKGQIEGRALLWDKQVDRSFETAAEAASVKQKAYVYQPE, encoded by the coding sequence ATGGCACTGTTCAAAGACACCACCTACGTATCCGAAACCACCCAGTTCCTGCGTGATTTCCTGGAAAAGAACCCCGACGTGGCCAAAGGCCAGATCGAAGGCCGCGCCTTGCTGTGGGACAAGCAGGTGGACCGTAGCTTCGAGACGGCCGCCGAGGCGGCCAGCGTCAAGCAGAAGGCCTATGTGTATCAGCCGGAGTAA
- the serS gene encoding serine--tRNA ligase, producing the protein MIDIQLLRNDLEGVAARLAARGYTLDTAAIAALEHERKSLQTSTQELQARRNASSKLIGQAKARGEDVGPIMADVATLGDELKAAEQSLAVLQEKMEGMLSVIPNLPHESVPQGADETGNVEVRRWGTPRSFDFDVRDHVDVGGPLGLDFETGAKLSGARFTLLRGHIAKLHRALAQFMLDVQTGEHGYEECYTPYIVNPEVLHGTGQLPKFAEDMFRVERGGEDGHTQYLISTSEISLTNTVREQLLKAEDLPIKLTAHSPCFRSEAGSYGRDTRGLIRQHQFDKVEMVQIVSAENSYAALEEMAGHAEAVLQKLGLPYRVMALCTGDMGFSAAKTYDLEVWLPAQNTYREISSVSNCEAFQARRMQTRVKNAAGKNELVHTLNGSGLAVGRTLVAVLENYQNADGSVTVPAALQSYLGGLTQLG; encoded by the coding sequence ATGATCGATATCCAACTACTCCGTAATGACCTCGAAGGGGTGGCCGCCCGCCTCGCCGCGCGCGGCTATACCCTCGACACCGCCGCCATCGCCGCGCTCGAACACGAACGTAAGTCGCTGCAGACCAGCACGCAGGAACTGCAAGCCCGCCGCAATGCCAGCTCCAAGCTGATCGGCCAGGCCAAGGCACGCGGCGAGGATGTCGGCCCCATCATGGCCGATGTCGCCACCCTCGGCGACGAGCTGAAGGCAGCCGAACAAAGCCTGGCCGTCCTGCAGGAAAAAATGGAAGGCATGCTGAGCGTCATCCCCAATCTGCCGCACGAGAGCGTGCCGCAGGGCGCCGACGAAACCGGCAATGTGGAAGTACGCCGCTGGGGCACGCCACGCAGCTTCGACTTCGACGTGCGCGACCACGTCGATGTCGGTGGTCCGCTGGGGCTGGATTTCGAAACCGGCGCCAAGCTGTCGGGCGCCCGTTTCACCCTGCTGCGCGGCCATATCGCCAAACTGCACCGTGCCCTCGCCCAGTTCATGCTGGACGTGCAGACCGGCGAGCACGGCTATGAGGAATGCTACACGCCCTATATCGTCAACCCGGAAGTCCTGCACGGTACCGGTCAATTGCCGAAGTTCGCCGAAGATATGTTCCGGGTCGAACGTGGCGGCGAAGATGGCCACACCCAATACCTGATCTCCACCTCGGAGATCTCGCTGACCAATACCGTCCGTGAACAGCTCCTCAAGGCCGAGGATCTGCCCATCAAGCTGACCGCCCACAGCCCCTGCTTCCGCTCGGAAGCAGGCAGCTACGGCCGCGATACCCGTGGCCTGATCCGCCAGCATCAGTTCGACAAGGTGGAAATGGTCCAGATCGTCAGCGCTGAAAACAGCTACGCCGCCCTGGAAGAAATGGCCGGCCATGCCGAAGCCGTACTGCAAAAGCTGGGACTGCCCTACCGCGTCATGGCGCTATGTACCGGCGATATGGGCTTTTCGGCCGCCAAGACCTACGACCTGGAAGTGTGGCTGCCTGCGCAGAACACCTACCGCGAGATCAGCTCGGTCTCCAATTGCGAAGCCTTCCAGGCGCGCCGCATGCAGACCCGGGTCAAGAATGCCGCCGGCAAGAACGAACTGGTGCATACCTTGAACGGTTCGGGCTTGGCGGTGGGACGTACCCTGGTGGCCGTGCTGGAAAACTACCAGAACGCCGATGGCTCGGTGACGGTACCGGCGGCTTTGCAGTCTTATCTGGGTGGGTTGACCCAGCTGGGTTGA